The Sesamum indicum cultivar Zhongzhi No. 13 linkage group LG1, S_indicum_v1.0, whole genome shotgun sequence genome includes a window with the following:
- the LOC105157279 gene encoding upstream activation factor subunit spp27-like translates to MASSARVFGHSCRNLMAAAKSSAASTAAAAKPKTAGRVTGILKVQPVSPALAKFLGSPEASRSGAVKKIWEYVKSHNLQNPSNKKEIFCDDKLKAIFDGNDKVNFQGVAKLLSNHFPKTT, encoded by the exons ATGGCGTCATCAGCTAGGGTTTTTGGCCACAGCTGCCGAAATCTGATGGCCGCAGCCAAGTCGTCCGCCGCCTCCACGGCCGCCGCAGCGAAGCCCAAGACCGCAGGTCGTGTCACCGGCATACTGAAGGTGCAGCCCGTGTCCCCTGCTCTGGCGAAGTTTCTGGGGTCTCCTGAAGCATCTCGATCTGGCGCCGTAAAGAAAATCTGGGAGTACGTCAAATCACACAATCTTCAG AACCCATCCAACAAGAAGGAGATATTTTGTGATGACAAGTTGAAGGCCATTTTTGATGGCAACGACAAGGTTAATTTTCAGGGTGTAGCGAAACTGTTGTCCAACCACTTCCCAAAGACTACGTGA
- the LOC105155888 gene encoding nudix hydrolase 3, whose translation MADHMNGQAIQEEYFDVLTKTGERTGMTKPRRDVHRDGDYHRAVHVWLFVESTQEVLLQRRSDCKDSWPGFWDISSAGHISAGDSSLVSARRELHEELGILLPKDAFELLFVFLQESVLNDGKFINNEFNDVYLVTVVDPIPLEAFTLQESEVSAVKYISVKEYRCLLAKEDPQYVTYDVNGKYGQIFEILSKRYKQYDEVRALTLQKQLNRYARVSLEAEVLSLSHGNKEALTLVVKAARIMDQIFFLQVWYSNPSLRDWLELHADESQLNKLKWIYYLVNKSPWSSLDENEAFLTTADSAVMLLPEATKPVAGWKGVEYKKAFPVMKPPGANFYPPDMDKLEFELWKNSLPEDKKKEATGFFNVIKRKSERILDELLSPAQQSGNSDAHDLYIVPYSEEYKAFLTKASDLLHKAGDLTSSPSLKKLLHSKAAAFLSNEYYDSDIAWMELDSKLDITIGPYETYEDTIFGYKATFEAFIGVRDDEATAQVKLFGDNLQVLEKNLPMDNVYKSEDVIAAPIRVVRLIYNAGDVKGPQTAAFNLPNDERIVKDRGTSMVMLKNVSEAKFKLILQPIAAVCIREEQRKYVDFDSFFTHIICHECCHGIGPHTITLPNGQKSTVRLELQELHSALEEAKADIVGLWALRFLVNKNLLPNTLIKSMYVSFLAGCFRSVRFGLEEAHGKGQALQFNYLFQKGAFVLHPDETVSVDFDKVENAVESLSREILTIQGRGDKDAAKALLSNHSVMSQPLKSALEKLEAVKVPVDILPDFPIADEILRKSV comes from the exons ATGGCTGATCACATGAATGGGCAAGCAATCCAAGAAGAGTATTTTGATGTTCTCACGAAAACTGGAGAGAGAACTGGTATGACGAAGCCCAG gAGAGACGTCCATAGAGATGGTGATTACCATCGAGCTGTTCATGTGTGGTTATTTGTTGAGAGCACACAAGAAGTCCTGCTTCAAAGACGTTCTGACTGCAAAGATTCCTGGCCTGGGTTTTGGGACATTTCTAGTGCTGGTCATATCTCTGCTGGCGATTCATCTCTTGTCTCAGCGAG GAGGGAGCTTCATGAAGAGCTTGGTATTTTACTTCCGAAGGATGCATTTGAACTGCTATTTGTTTTCCTTCAAGAGAG tgtcttaaatgatggaaaattcattaataacGAATTCAATGATGTCTATCTTGTCACGGTAGTAGATCCAATTCCATTGGAGGCCTTCACTCTTCAG gAATCTGAAGTTTCAGCTGTTAAGTACATATCTGTAAAGGAGTATAGATGCTTGCTTGCGAAAGAAGATCCTCAGTATGTGACTTATGATGTAAATGGGAAATACGGTCAGATCTTCGAAATTTTGTCAAAAAG GTACAAACAATATGATGAAGTGCGCGCTTTGACTCTACAAAAACAGCTGAACCGTTATGCTCGTGTTTCCCTTGAAGCGGAGGTTTTAAGTCTTTC GCACGGCAACAAA GAAGCTCTGACTTTAGTTGTCAAAGCTGCAAGAATAATGGACCAAATTTTCTTCCTGCAG GTCTGGTACAGCAATCCATCTTTAAGAGATTGGCTGGAGCTGCATGCTGATGAATCCCaattaaacaagttaaaaTGGATATATTATCTAGTCAACAAAAGTCCATG GTCCTCTTTGGATGAAAATGAGGCATTTTTGACAACTGCAGACTCGGCCGTCATGCTGCTTCCTGAAGCTACAAAGCCAGTTGCTGGGTGGAAGGGAGTTGAGTATAAGAAAGCATTTCCTGTTATGAAACCACCTGGTGCAAATTTTTATCCCCCAGACATGGACAAATTG GAATTTGAATTATGGAAAAATAGTCTTCCAGAAGAtaagaagaaagaagcaaCAGGCTTTTTCAATGTTATCAAAAGGAAAAGTGAAAGAATATTGGACGAGTTACTGTCACCTGCCCAACAAAGTGGTAATAGTGATGCTCATGATCTATATATTGTCCCTTACTCTGAAGAATACAAGGCTTTCCTCACAAAAGCTTCTGATCTACTGCACAAAGCTGGGGACTTAACCAGCTCTCCAag TCTGAAGAAGCTTTTACATAGCAAAGCTGCGGCCTTCCTATCAAATGAATACTATGATTCAGATATTGCCTGGATGGAACTG GATTCGAAGCTGGATATCACTATCGGCCCATATGAGACTTACGAAGACACAATTTTTGGATACAAG GCCACTTTTGAGGCATTCATTGGAGTTCGGGACGATGAGGCAACAGCTCaagttaaattatttggtGACAATTTACAG GTCTTGGAGAAGAATCTCCCAATGGACAATGTTTATAAGTCAGAAGATGTGATTGCAGCCCCAATTCGGGTCGTCCGGCTTATTTATAATGCCGGG GATGTGAAGGGTCCACAAACTGCGGCATTTAATCTTCCAAATGATGAACGCATAGTAAAGGACAGAGGAACCTCTATGGTCATGCTCAAGAATGTTTCAGAAGCAAA GTTCAAACTTATTCTTCAGCCTATAGCTGCTGTATGCATAAGAGAGGAACAACGCAAATATGTGGACTTTGATTCTTTCTTCACTCACATAATTTGTCATGAGTGCTGCCATGGTATTGGACCTCATACTATAACCCTTCCGAACGGTCAAAAGTCTACTGTGAGATTG GAGTTGCAAGAACTTCACTCAGCTCTGGAAGAAGCTAAAGCTGATATTGTTGGCCTTTGGGCTCTAAGATTTCTTGTTAACAAG AATTTACTTCCAAACACCTTGATCAAATCCATGTACGTTTCTTTCCTTGCTGGTTGCTTCCGTTCTGTACGTTTTGGCTTAGAGGAAGCTCACGG GAAGGGACAAGCTTTACAGTTTAACTATTTATTCCAGAAAGGCGCCTTCGTTTTGCATCCTGATGAGACAGTTTCTGTCGACTTTGATAAG GTTGAAAATGCTGTTGAGAGCTTAAGTAGAGAGATTCTTACAATACAAGGAAGAGGCGACAAAGACGCTGCAAAGGCGCTTCTGTCGAACCATTCTGTGATGTCACAACCACTGAAATCTGCGCTTGAAAAACTGGAGGCTGTTAAG GTTCCGGTGGACATATTGCCTGATTTCCCGATTGCTGATGAAATTTTGCGCAAGAGCGTCTGA